TATGAATGGTGGCTTTTCGGCCAATATATATAAAAGGCACCGGTTCTACTGTATGCTGGGTATGTGGCTGTTGATTTTTTTTATCAAACATGTGCTCGCAGTTGCCATGGTCTGCGGTGATTATTACTTCACCGCCAGCAGCTAGGGTAGCTTCTACCACACGCGCAACACAGCTATCCAATGTTTCCACTGCTTTGACGGCAGCATCCAGCGAGCCTGTATGTCCAACCATGTCACCATTAGCAAAATTGCAAATAATGACGTCATGGCGATGATGTTGCAGACTGTCTATGATTTCTTCAGTGATCCCGACAGCACTCATTTCTGGTTGCAAATCATAGGTGGTGACTTTAGGAGAAGGAATCATAATGCGTTCTTCTCCTATATAAGGTTCTTCACGTCCGCCACTGAAAAAATAGGTTACATGAGGATATTTTTCAGTTTCGGCAATGCGCAGCTGGCTTAGTCCTTGTGCAGCCAGAAATTCACCTAGTCCATTACGCACAGATTGGCGGCCAAACATTACCGGATGAGGAAACTGCGCACCATAGGCTGTGATGCTGGCAAAATAGCCAGGCTGTACTGTGTGCTGACGTTGGAAACCGGTAAAATTTTCAAAGGTAAGCGCCTGAGTTAATTCACGCGCACGGTCGGCGCGGAAATTAAGAAACAGTATCGCATCGCCGTTTTTCAGTTCTGCATCAGGGCTCACTATTGTAGGTTTGACAAATTCATCCTGTTCACCACGTTCATAGGCTGCTTCAAGTGCAGAAATCGGTGAAACAGCATGATAGGGTGCATCACCAAATAAAGCATTGTAAGCTGCTTCGACTCTGTCCCAGCGATTGTCACGATCCATGGCATAAAAACGCCCGACTATGGCGCCGCATATTACCTGCGGATGCAGCTGCATATATTCTTGCAAACGCAATAAATAGGGATGTGCACTTTGGGGAGGTGTGTCACGTCCATCCAGAAACGGATGCACTACTATTTTTTGCATACCGGCTTCAATAGCCGCGTCTATTACTGCAAAAAAATGCTCAATGTGACTATGTACGCCCCCATCTGAAAACAGGCCAAGCAGATGCACGGTACGATTAGGGGTCTGCCATGCTTCTTGCAAAACAATGTTTTTTTCTAGGCTTTTATCTTCAATCGCCATATCAATACGGGTGATGTCCTGAGGGACAACTCGGCCGGCACCAATATTTAAGTGTCCTACTTCTGAATTACCAAACTGTCCTATGGGTAGACCAACCATGCGCTCAGATGCATCAATGGTGCCATAAGCGTAGTGCTGACGATAATTATCGATATGTGGTGTATGTGCCAGTAAAATAGCATTGTCATCACCATCGGCACGATGGCCGAAACCATCCAGAATTAAGAGAACGACAGGTTTGGTTAATGACACAATTGGCCTTTCTGTGATGGTGGGTTGTGTATTCTGACAAAAGTGCCAGTATTATCCAATAGAGTTTGGCTAAGAAGGATGGTATTAAACCAGCTTTAAAGTAAGATAGAATTATAGCTAAAAGCACTGGCTTGAGAAACAGCTGGACAGACCCAATTTAACGATAAATTAATTATATCTGGTTTGATTTTATTTTTTTATGGATATGCAAAATATGGCTGCTCAACGTGGCACTTCTTTCAGTTTTTCTCTGGCCAATCATTTTTTGATTGCAATGCCAGCAATGGAGGATCCTTTTTTTAAAGAAAGCGTGATTTATCTGTGTGAACATAGTGCCGATGGTGCCATGGGTATTATTGTAAATAAGCCGTCACCGATTATGATGGATTTGCTATTTGACTCTGCTAAAACCCCAACGCCGGAACGGTTCCATGGCCAAAATGTTCTTATGGGCGGCCCAGTTCAGGTAGACAGAGGCTTTCTGGTTCACACTCCGGCCGGTTCATGGGAAAGCAGTTTGATGGTCACTGATGATATTGCTATGACAACGTCTCGCGATATTATTATGGGGCTTACTCAGGAAAATGAGGTAGATAAGGCTGTGGCCACTATCGGTTATTCGAGCTGGTCGGCAGGGCAGTTGGAGCAGGAACTGGCTGATAATAGCTGGATTACTGCACCTGCAGATATGCAAATTTTGTTTGATATGCCCTATAAACAGCGTTATAAGGCCGCTTTGCAGTTGCTGAAAATTGATATTACCAATCTGAGCGGGCTGGCAGGACATGCTTAATTCGCTTTTATCTCCGTTAAGAAGTGGGACGGTTCTTGGTTTTGACTATGGAATAGCGCGAATTGGTGTAGCTGTAGGAGAGGCGGAATTGTCGACCGTACATCCGCTGGAAACTATTACGCTTATCAGCAATGAAGAACGATTTATACGTATTGCTTCTCTTATCAAAGAGTGGCAGCCAAAGGCTCTGGTTGTTGGATTGCCAACTCATGCTGATGGTGCTTCAGATGAGGCGACGGCACAATGCCGGCGTTTTGGTAACCGTTTGCATGGGCGTTTTCAATTATCCGTATATTGGGTAGATGAGCGCTGGACATCAGCCGTGGCTGATAGTTTGCTCAGTGAAGCTGGTATTTTTGGAAAAAAACGTAAGCAGGTTTTAGATCAAGTGGCTGCACAGGCTATTTTGACAACGTTTTTCAGTTCCGGCGCTTGTAAAGCCAAATTGGTTGAATAGGTGAGGTTCTGATACATTTTTTTATTACAAATTTATTCCAATATTAGAGTTTCTTCAGAAAACGCACTTCTGAATTTTCTTTTCTTTCATTTTTTGTTAATCATCTACTTAGCTGGCGAAAAATGCCGGTATATTCTCTGTCGTGAATATACAGCAGTTCACATTATTTGGTTTTATTTTTGCGAAACCGGGGATAAACTTAACCTCAGTAAATAGAGAAACAGTTTAATCAGACTAGGACGCATAATGAGCACAGATAGCAGTATCAGCTTAGATAAAATGGAGGCCAGCACTAAAGCCAATATTCTTGCCGAGGCTTTACCTTATATTAGACGCTTTTCCGGCGTAACCATGGTAATCAAATACGGTGGTAATGCCATGACAGATCCCCAACTGAAAGAAAGTTTTGCCAAAGATGTAGTTTTACTGAAACTGGTAGGAATCCATCCAGTAATTGTTCATGGGGGAGGCCCACAAATTAATGATTTACTTCAAAAAATAGGCAAAGATAATCAGTTCATTCAGGGTTTGCGGGTGACAGATCACGAAACCATGAATATTGTTGAAATGGTACTTGGTGGTTGTGTAAATAAGGAAATTACTTCTCTTTTAAATCAGCATGGCGGACATGCAGTAGGTATTACAGGACGGGATAACCATTTTATCAAAGCTAGAAAACTATATGTCTCTACCCCTGAAAACGCCCGACAGGATATCGGGCAGGTTGGAGAAGTAGAGTCTATTGATA
This portion of the Snodgrassella alvi genome encodes:
- the gpmI gene encoding 2,3-bisphosphoglycerate-independent phosphoglycerate mutase — encoded protein: MSLTKPVVLLILDGFGHRADGDDNAILLAHTPHIDNYRQHYAYGTIDASERMVGLPIGQFGNSEVGHLNIGAGRVVPQDITRIDMAIEDKSLEKNIVLQEAWQTPNRTVHLLGLFSDGGVHSHIEHFFAVIDAAIEAGMQKIVVHPFLDGRDTPPQSAHPYLLRLQEYMQLHPQVICGAIVGRFYAMDRDNRWDRVEAAYNALFGDAPYHAVSPISALEAAYERGEQDEFVKPTIVSPDAELKNGDAILFLNFRADRARELTQALTFENFTGFQRQHTVQPGYFASITAYGAQFPHPVMFGRQSVRNGLGEFLAAQGLSQLRIAETEKYPHVTYFFSGGREEPYIGEERIMIPSPKVTTYDLQPEMSAVGITEEIIDSLQHHRHDVIICNFANGDMVGHTGSLDAAVKAVETLDSCVARVVEATLAAGGEVIITADHGNCEHMFDKKNQQPHTQHTVEPVPFIYIGRKATIHTGGALKDVAPSLLAVLGLNPPSEMTGHNLIEFTHI
- the ruvX gene encoding Holliday junction resolvase RuvX; amino-acid sequence: MLNSLLSPLRSGTVLGFDYGIARIGVAVGEAELSTVHPLETITLISNEERFIRIASLIKEWQPKALVVGLPTHADGASDEATAQCRRFGNRLHGRFQLSVYWVDERWTSAVADSLLSEAGIFGKKRKQVLDQVAAQAILTTFFSSGACKAKLVE
- the argB gene encoding acetylglutamate kinase; the encoded protein is MSTDSSISLDKMEASTKANILAEALPYIRRFSGVTMVIKYGGNAMTDPQLKESFAKDVVLLKLVGIHPVIVHGGGPQINDLLQKIGKDNQFIQGLRVTDHETMNIVEMVLGGCVNKEITSLLNQHGGHAVGITGRDNHFIKARKLYVSTPENARQDIGQVGEVESIDTALIEEMVEHGYIPVVAPVGVGEQGEAFNINADVVAGKLAESLQAEKLIMLTNTIGVLDKNQQLLSRLTPADINALIADGTLQNGMLPKINATLQAAMHGVHNTHIIDGRVPHALLLEIFTDKGVGTMILGQNEQA
- a CDS encoding YqgE/AlgH family protein, with amino-acid sequence MAAQRGTSFSFSLANHFLIAMPAMEDPFFKESVIYLCEHSADGAMGIIVNKPSPIMMDLLFDSAKTPTPERFHGQNVLMGGPVQVDRGFLVHTPAGSWESSLMVTDDIAMTTSRDIIMGLTQENEVDKAVATIGYSSWSAGQLEQELADNSWITAPADMQILFDMPYKQRYKAALQLLKIDITNLSGLAGHA